A window from Sinorhizobium fredii encodes these proteins:
- a CDS encoding YfbR-like 5'-deoxynucleotidase, which yields MMNARAWQRMLSGRRLDLLDPSPLDVELSDIAHGLARVARWNGQTTGDHAFSVAQHSLMVEDIFRRTNRCNAADCLMALLHDAPEYVIGDMISPFKAVVGGGYKAVEKRLESAVHLRFGLPPHTPKELKERIKKADRVAAYFEATELAGFSPEEARKFFGQPRGVTRETLLITPLPAVDAQRLFAERFTFLEAERAKLSQEA from the coding sequence ATGATGAATGCACGCGCGTGGCAGCGGATGCTTTCCGGCCGGAGGCTCGATCTGCTCGATCCCTCGCCACTCGACGTCGAGCTTTCCGACATTGCCCACGGCCTTGCGCGGGTGGCTCGTTGGAACGGGCAAACGACTGGCGACCACGCCTTTTCCGTCGCCCAGCACAGCCTGATGGTCGAAGACATTTTTCGCCGCACCAACCGTTGCAACGCGGCCGACTGCCTGATGGCGCTTCTTCATGATGCGCCCGAATATGTGATCGGCGACATGATCTCGCCCTTCAAGGCGGTGGTCGGCGGCGGATACAAGGCGGTGGAGAAACGGCTCGAAAGCGCCGTCCATCTGCGCTTCGGCCTGCCTCCGCATACGCCCAAGGAGCTCAAGGAGCGGATCAAGAAGGCCGATCGCGTCGCCGCCTATTTCGAGGCGACCGAACTTGCCGGCTTCTCGCCCGAGGAGGCGCGCAAGTTCTTCGGCCAGCCGCGCGGGGTCACGCGTGAGACGCTGCTGATCACCCCCCTGCCAGCGGTCGATGCGCAACGGCTTTTCGCCGAGCGCTTCACGTTTCTCGAGGCGGAGCGCGCCAAGTTGAGCCAGGAGGCCTGA
- a CDS encoding NUDIX hydrolase → MRAEGVPDTVEIGLNAVIVAVVHRSPRILAVSETDGDARDSLPFGPFDPARHRTFEASLRDRVEKRTALKLGYIEQLYTFGDRGRQRLPGEEGKHMVSVGYLALTRTDAENNERLAEAGAHWRDWYGYLPWEDWRQGRPQLLDQTILPALARWEAGPDGDERSAAAAQRRSRVRLAFGLDDFPWDEERVLERYELLYEAGLVREAEIDGHCRGSEKPAAGLAMQHDHRRIVATAVARLRGKIKYRPVVFELMPPEFTLTDLQATVEAISGRHLHKQNFRRLVEGAELVEPTGGTLASTGGRPAALFRFRRQILDERPAPGLKVGGR, encoded by the coding sequence ATGCGGGCTGAGGGCGTGCCGGACACCGTCGAGATCGGCCTCAACGCGGTGATCGTCGCCGTCGTCCATCGCAGTCCGCGCATTCTCGCGGTGAGCGAAACGGACGGCGACGCACGCGACAGCCTGCCCTTCGGTCCCTTCGATCCAGCCCGCCACCGCACCTTCGAGGCGAGCCTGCGCGACCGCGTCGAAAAGCGAACGGCGCTCAAGCTCGGCTATATCGAGCAGCTCTACACCTTCGGCGACCGCGGTCGCCAGCGCCTGCCGGGTGAAGAAGGCAAGCACATGGTCTCCGTCGGCTATCTGGCGCTGACACGCACCGATGCTGAAAACAACGAGAGACTGGCGGAGGCCGGCGCCCATTGGCGGGACTGGTACGGATACCTGCCCTGGGAAGACTGGCGACAGGGACGACCTCAGCTACTCGACCAGACGATCCTGCCTGCACTCGCCCGCTGGGAGGCCGGACCTGACGGCGACGAGAGATCGGCCGCGGCTGCGCAGCGCCGGTCGCGGGTGCGGCTGGCCTTCGGCCTCGACGATTTCCCATGGGACGAGGAGCGCGTGCTGGAGCGCTACGAACTGCTCTACGAAGCCGGCCTGGTGCGTGAGGCGGAGATCGACGGCCATTGCCGTGGGTCGGAGAAGCCAGCCGCCGGGCTGGCGATGCAGCACGACCATCGCCGCATCGTCGCGACCGCTGTCGCCCGGCTGCGGGGCAAGATCAAATACCGTCCGGTGGTCTTCGAGTTGATGCCGCCGGAATTCACCCTTACCGACCTTCAGGCGACGGTCGAGGCGATCTCCGGCCGGCACCTGCACAAGCAGAATTTCCGCCGGCTGGTCGAGGGGGCGGAACTCGTCGAGCCGACGGGAGGGACCCTTGCCTCCACCGGCGGCCGGCCGGCCGCGCTCTTTCGATTCCGCCGGCAGATTCTCGACGAGCGCCCAGCGCCCGGCCTCAAGGTCGGCGGAAGGTAA
- a CDS encoding superoxide dismutase family protein, which produces MMTRVIFALAATVGLAAAASAQQSSQTATAEFVGKDGTDTGRATLTSGGKGVLIEMEVSGLPKDTWVAFHVHEMGRCDVADGFESAGKHFVDGNEGAEHGFLAAHGPHAGDMPNQYVSADGVLRAQIFNSFVSLDDKRTAIRGRALVVHARSDDNRSQPAGDAGDRLACAVIK; this is translated from the coding sequence ATGATGACCAGGGTGATATTCGCGCTCGCCGCTACGGTGGGGCTGGCGGCCGCTGCCTCGGCGCAACAATCGTCGCAGACAGCGACGGCGGAATTCGTCGGCAAGGATGGCACGGATACCGGACGGGCCACGTTGACGTCCGGCGGCAAGGGTGTGCTGATCGAGATGGAAGTCAGCGGCCTTCCCAAGGATACATGGGTGGCGTTCCACGTTCACGAAATGGGACGATGTGACGTGGCGGACGGTTTCGAATCCGCCGGCAAGCATTTCGTCGACGGAAACGAGGGCGCCGAGCACGGCTTTCTTGCCGCACACGGGCCGCATGCCGGTGACATGCCCAACCAATATGTGAGTGCGGACGGTGTGCTGCGTGCGCAGATTTTCAACAGCTTCGTCTCCCTCGACGACAAGAGGACGGCGATTCGCGGCCGCGCTCTGGTTGTCCATGCACGCTCGGACGACAATCGCAGCCAGCCCGCCGGAGATGCCGGCGACCGGCTCGCCTGTGCCGTCATTAAATAG
- a CDS encoding MFS transporter, translated as MSAATPAATRSTDHLPWLIIAAGSIIAMLTFGPRSAMGFFQLPMLADTGWDRTTFGLAMAIQNLCWGLGQPFFGALADKFGTWRMLALSGLLYSSGLFIMAFASAPIWLHVGGGVLVGLGVASGSFGIVLSAFARNVAPHHRSFVFGIGTAAGSAGMFLFAPLSQGLISAYGWSDSLVYLGFLMLLVPLFAIPLRGNASSGRHAEALSKQTVGEALKEAFGHRSYLLLVSGFFVCGYQVAFITAHFPAYLGDIGIDARYAVIALALIGFFNIIGSLSAGFISQRYSKPYFLVWIYLGRSVAVAAFLLLPQSPTSVVIFSVVMGLLWLSTVPPTNALVAIMFGTRHLGLLGGVVFLSHQIGSFLGVWMGGYLYDRFGSYDPVWWLGVALGVFAAIVHCPIEERGVARPAMA; from the coding sequence ATGTCTGCTGCCACCCCAGCCGCTACGCGTTCAACCGACCACCTGCCTTGGCTGATCATTGCCGCCGGCTCCATCATCGCGATGCTGACCTTCGGTCCGCGCTCGGCCATGGGCTTCTTCCAATTGCCGATGCTCGCCGACACCGGCTGGGACCGGACGACCTTCGGTCTCGCCATGGCGATCCAGAACCTCTGCTGGGGTCTCGGCCAGCCGTTTTTCGGGGCGCTGGCCGACAAGTTCGGCACCTGGCGCATGCTGGCGCTCTCGGGACTGCTCTATTCCAGCGGCCTTTTCATCATGGCCTTCGCCAGCGCGCCGATCTGGCTGCATGTCGGCGGCGGCGTGCTGGTCGGTCTCGGCGTCGCTTCCGGTTCCTTCGGTATCGTGCTGTCGGCCTTTGCGCGCAACGTCGCGCCCCATCATCGTTCCTTCGTCTTCGGCATCGGCACGGCGGCGGGTTCGGCCGGCATGTTTCTCTTCGCGCCGCTGAGCCAGGGGCTGATCTCCGCCTATGGCTGGTCCGACAGTCTCGTCTATCTCGGCTTCCTGATGCTGCTGGTACCGCTCTTCGCCATTCCGTTGCGCGGCAATGCCTCGTCCGGGCGACACGCCGAAGCGCTTTCCAAACAGACCGTCGGCGAGGCCTTGAAGGAAGCCTTCGGGCACAGGAGCTACCTGCTGCTCGTCTCCGGCTTCTTCGTCTGCGGCTATCAGGTCGCCTTCATCACCGCGCATTTCCCGGCCTATCTCGGCGACATCGGCATCGATGCGCGCTATGCGGTGATCGCCCTCGCTTTGATCGGTTTCTTCAATATCATCGGTTCGCTGTCGGCCGGTTTCATCAGCCAGCGCTATTCGAAGCCCTACTTCCTGGTGTGGATCTACCTTGGGCGCTCCGTCGCCGTTGCCGCCTTCCTGCTTTTGCCTCAGTCACCGACATCGGTCGTCATCTTCTCGGTAGTCATGGGCCTGCTGTGGCTGTCGACGGTCCCGCCGACCAACGCGCTCGTGGCGATCATGTTCGGCACGCGCCACCTTGGCCTTTTGGGCGGCGTGGTCTTCCTCTCGCACCAGATCGGCTCATTCCTCGGCGTCTGGATGGGCGGCTATCTCTACGACCGCTTCGGGTCCTATGATCCGGTCTGGTGGCTTGGTGTCGCACTCGGCGTCTTCGCGGCCATCGTTCATTGTCCGATCGAGGAGAGGGGCGTCGCCCGTCCAGCCATGGCTTGA
- the nadC gene encoding carboxylating nicotinate-nucleotide diphosphorylase, whose translation MTVALRPELPALLVEEQVKSALLEDLGRAGDITTLATIGLDLTATANMSVREAGVVAGLELARTAFRLVDSSIRFEALVEDGDRVAPGTTFARISGRARGVLSAERVALNFLMHLSGIASYTAKFADEIAHTAAKVCCTRKTIPGLRALEKYAVRLGGGSNHRYGLDDAVLIKDNHIAVSGGVAGAIRAARAYCGHLVKVEVEVDGLAQMREALTAAPDVILLDNMGPDLLREAVALNAGHWRLDAAAYPGDPSRTRLEASGNVRIETIRAIAETGVDYISTSKVTMAAPTLDIGLDISI comes from the coding sequence ATGACCGTCGCCCTACGTCCGGAACTGCCCGCCCTTCTGGTCGAGGAGCAGGTGAAATCGGCGCTTCTCGAAGACCTCGGCCGAGCCGGCGACATTACCACTTTGGCGACAATCGGCCTCGATCTGACGGCGACGGCGAATATGAGCGTGCGCGAGGCGGGCGTCGTCGCCGGGCTGGAACTGGCGCGCACGGCCTTCCGCCTCGTCGATTCTTCGATCCGCTTCGAAGCGTTGGTTGAGGACGGCGATCGCGTCGCGCCGGGCACCACGTTCGCCCGGATCTCGGGCCGCGCCCGAGGCGTGCTTTCGGCGGAGCGGGTCGCGCTCAATTTCCTCATGCACCTCTCGGGGATTGCCAGCTACACGGCGAAGTTCGCCGACGAGATCGCTCACACGGCGGCCAAGGTCTGCTGCACCCGCAAGACCATTCCCGGCCTTCGCGCGTTGGAGAAATACGCCGTTCGCCTGGGCGGCGGCTCCAATCATCGCTACGGCCTCGATGACGCGGTGCTGATCAAGGACAACCATATCGCCGTCTCCGGCGGCGTCGCGGGCGCCATCCGCGCGGCCCGCGCCTATTGCGGCCACCTGGTCAAGGTCGAGGTCGAGGTAGACGGGCTGGCACAGATGCGCGAGGCACTGACGGCCGCGCCCGACGTCATCCTGCTCGACAACATGGGTCCGGACCTCCTGCGCGAGGCGGTGGCTCTCAATGCCGGACATTGGCGGCTGGATGCCGCCGCCTATCCCGGCGATCCGAGCCGGACGCGGCTGGAGGCATCTGGCAATGTCAGGATCGAGACGATCCGGGCAATCGCCGAGACCGGCGTCGATTACATCTCGACGTCGAAGGTCACCATGGCGGCGCCGACGCTCGACATCGGGCTGGACATTTCGATCTGA
- the nadA gene encoding quinolinate synthase NadA → MTSLDLRTNASAAPAFVSAAARFGVIDKPDLAFTSAIARETEPLYAKVKDFIPAFEWAAYAPYVHAINRLKKERNAVILAHNYQTPDIFHCVADIVGDSLQLARDATKVDAEIIVQCGVHFMAETSKLLNPEKTVLIPDAKAGCSLSESITGADVRLLKQRYPGVPVVTYVNTSADVKAETDICCTSSNVLAVVESLESDTVLCIPDEYLAMNVARQTNKKILTWKGHCEVHERFTAAELLAYKEANPGIEIIGHPECHPDVIEVCDFSGSTSGMINYVKDKRPQRVLLVTECSMASNIQAEVEGVDFVKPCNLCPHMKRITLPKILDSLLNMTEEVLVDPAIAGRARLAVERMVNLKQ, encoded by the coding sequence ATGACCAGTCTTGACCTTCGCACGAATGCGTCTGCTGCGCCGGCGTTCGTGAGCGCTGCGGCACGCTTCGGCGTCATCGACAAGCCGGACCTCGCCTTCACGTCGGCGATCGCCCGCGAGACCGAGCCTCTCTACGCGAAGGTCAAGGATTTCATCCCTGCATTCGAGTGGGCCGCCTATGCGCCCTACGTGCATGCGATAAACCGGCTAAAGAAGGAGCGTAACGCCGTCATCCTGGCGCACAACTACCAGACGCCGGACATCTTCCACTGCGTTGCCGACATTGTCGGCGATTCGCTGCAGCTCGCCCGCGACGCCACCAAGGTCGATGCAGAAATCATCGTCCAGTGCGGCGTCCACTTCATGGCCGAGACGTCGAAGCTGCTCAATCCGGAAAAGACCGTGCTGATTCCCGACGCCAAAGCCGGCTGCTCCTTGTCCGAATCGATCACCGGCGCCGATGTGCGCCTGCTTAAGCAGCGCTATCCCGGCGTACCGGTCGTCACCTATGTCAACACGTCCGCCGACGTGAAGGCGGAGACCGATATCTGCTGCACCTCGTCCAACGTGCTCGCCGTTGTCGAAAGCCTCGAGTCCGACACGGTGCTCTGCATTCCGGACGAATATCTGGCGATGAACGTCGCCCGCCAGACCAACAAGAAGATCCTGACCTGGAAGGGCCATTGCGAGGTCCACGAGCGCTTCACGGCGGCCGAGCTACTCGCCTACAAGGAGGCCAATCCGGGCATCGAGATCATCGGCCATCCGGAGTGCCATCCGGACGTGATCGAAGTCTGCGACTTCTCCGGCTCCACCTCCGGCATGATCAACTATGTCAAGGACAAGCGGCCACAGCGCGTGCTGCTCGTCACCGAATGCTCGATGGCGTCCAACATCCAGGCGGAAGTCGAAGGCGTCGATTTCGTCAAGCCGTGCAACCTCTGTCCGCACATGAAGCGTATCACGCTGCCGAAGATCCTCGACAGCCTGCTCAACATGACGGAAGAGGTCCTGGTCGATCCGGCGATCGCCGGTCGCGCGCGCCTTGCAGTCGAGCGCATGGTGAACCTCAAGCAGTAA
- a CDS encoding tyrosine phosphatase family protein has translation MAGIIVSPLGRIAEMAVRHGCREMLSLVAKGQDFHRPGIIDRDKHLTIGVNDISFAGTGELIAPQEMHVAQMIDFARKWDRSRPLLVHCWMGVSRSPAAALIAALAVEPDQDDDALARRLRLASPFATPNARIIEIGDDALSRKGRLVAAVRAIGRGADADGNAPFLLSLLPENRRHAG, from the coding sequence ATGGCAGGCATCATCGTCTCTCCGCTCGGCCGTATCGCCGAAATGGCTGTCCGCCACGGATGCCGCGAAATGCTGAGCCTGGTGGCCAAGGGACAGGATTTTCACCGCCCCGGCATTATCGATCGAGACAAGCATCTGACGATCGGCGTCAACGACATCAGCTTTGCGGGAACGGGCGAACTGATCGCGCCCCAGGAAATGCATGTCGCACAGATGATCGATTTCGCCCGCAAGTGGGACCGCTCGCGGCCGCTGCTCGTCCATTGCTGGATGGGCGTCTCGCGCTCGCCCGCCGCGGCGCTGATCGCGGCGCTCGCCGTCGAGCCGGACCAGGACGACGACGCGCTGGCCCGACGCCTGCGGCTCGCCTCGCCCTTCGCCACGCCGAATGCACGCATCATCGAGATCGGAGACGATGCGCTGTCGCGAAAAGGAAGGCTCGTCGCCGCGGTGCGGGCGATCGGCCGCGGCGCGGATGCCGACGGCAATGCTCCCTTCCTGCTATCTCTCCTCCCGGAAAATCGCCGTCATGCGGGCTGA
- a CDS encoding YgfZ/GcvT domain-containing protein, with protein sequence MPKLRLEDRALISVSGKDAEALLQGLVTTDIGALAADEVRPGALLTPQGKIFFDFLISRDEGRLRLETSRDQADALLKRLTLYKLRSAVELSLLSPSPVTVVFGEARPEGSYRDHRFEKAGMSVFRLYRELAGAEASVAEYDRLRIEAGIAVSERDYPLQDAFPHDVLMDLNGGLSFRKGCYVGQEVVSRMQHRGTARRRVVIVSGQADLPPTGTSLSIGGRPIGLLGTVQDKAGLAIVRIDKAGEAIAKGDTILAGDVPVSLTLPGWTGLAFPAEADEASA encoded by the coding sequence ATGCCCAAACTTCGCCTCGAGGATCGCGCGCTGATCAGCGTTTCCGGCAAGGACGCTGAAGCGTTGCTGCAGGGGCTGGTGACGACCGACATCGGCGCACTGGCCGCAGACGAAGTGAGACCGGGGGCGCTGCTGACGCCGCAGGGCAAGATCTTTTTCGACTTCCTGATCTCGCGCGATGAAGGGAGGTTACGGTTGGAAACGTCCCGCGACCAAGCTGACGCGCTGTTGAAGCGGCTGACCCTGTACAAGCTGAGGTCGGCAGTGGAACTCTCTCTCCTCTCACCCTCCCCGGTGACTGTCGTCTTCGGGGAGGCACGGCCCGAGGGCAGCTATCGGGACCACCGGTTCGAGAAGGCAGGCATGTCCGTGTTCCGCCTCTATCGCGAACTCGCCGGAGCAGAGGCGAGCGTCGCCGAATACGACCGGCTGCGGATCGAAGCTGGTATCGCCGTTTCGGAGCGGGACTACCCGCTGCAGGATGCCTTTCCGCATGACGTGCTGATGGATCTGAACGGCGGTCTCTCCTTCCGCAAGGGCTGCTATGTCGGCCAGGAGGTCGTCTCGAGGATGCAGCATCGCGGCACGGCGCGGCGTCGTGTGGTCATCGTTTCCGGCCAAGCCGACCTCCCGCCGACGGGCACCAGCCTTTCGATCGGCGGCCGCCCGATCGGCTTGCTTGGGACCGTCCAGGACAAGGCGGGACTGGCGATCGTCCGCATCGACAAGGCCGGCGAAGCCATCGCCAAGGGCGATACCATTCTCGCCGGTGACGTGCCGGTTAGCTTGACATTGCCCGGCTGGACCGGCCTTGCCTTTCCCGCCGAGGCGGACGAGGCGAGCGCATGA
- a CDS encoding L-aspartate oxidase has protein sequence MLTDHFRPQSFNGIDDIVIVGGGLAGLFCALKLAPRPVTILAAAPIGHGASSAWAQGGIAAAMSTGDTVEKHVADTVAAGAGIVDEKMTRMMVAEGPARIHDLLEYGVPFDRDLEGKLILSREAAHSERRIVRVKGDMAGKAIMEALIAAVRNTPSIRVIEGYVVEELVREGRFISGVVARPDAGQSKTRVSFPARAVVLCSGGVGHLYAVTTNPWEACGQGVGMAARAGAIIADPEFVQFHPTAINIGKDPAPLATEALRGDGAILVNSKGRRFMLDIHPDGELAPRDVVSRGVFDEVKAGRGAFLDCTKAVGRDFPDLFPTVYASCMAAGIDPVTQPIPVAPAVHYHMGGVLTDGEGRTSIDGLWAAGEVTSTGVHGANRLASNSLLEAVVFAARIAENIKGTLPAPKLTEWGDNAGENDDPVTVEDSPPFRRLRGLMSECVGVVRTRESLLHAIREIAELERVNTRLRFANIITTAKLIAVAALQRAESRGGHFRADCPAERPEWQRRTYLTLAQAERLAAEAAETEPA, from the coding sequence ATGCTGACCGATCATTTCCGCCCGCAGTCCTTTAACGGGATCGATGACATCGTCATCGTCGGCGGCGGCCTTGCCGGGCTTTTCTGCGCGCTGAAGCTGGCGCCGCGGCCCGTTACCATTCTTGCCGCCGCGCCGATCGGCCACGGCGCCTCCTCCGCCTGGGCACAAGGCGGCATTGCCGCGGCAATGAGCACGGGCGACACCGTCGAGAAACACGTCGCCGACACGGTCGCCGCCGGCGCCGGCATCGTCGACGAGAAGATGACACGGATGATGGTCGCCGAAGGCCCGGCGCGCATCCACGACCTGCTTGAATACGGCGTGCCCTTCGACCGGGATCTCGAGGGCAAGCTGATCCTGTCGCGCGAGGCTGCGCATTCCGAGCGGCGCATCGTGCGCGTCAAGGGCGACATGGCCGGCAAGGCGATCATGGAGGCGTTGATCGCCGCGGTGCGCAACACCCCGTCGATCCGCGTGATCGAAGGCTATGTGGTCGAGGAGCTGGTGCGCGAGGGCCGCTTCATCTCCGGCGTCGTGGCGCGGCCGGATGCCGGCCAGTCGAAGACACGCGTATCCTTTCCGGCGCGCGCCGTGGTGCTTTGCTCCGGCGGCGTCGGTCACCTTTACGCCGTCACCACCAATCCCTGGGAAGCCTGCGGCCAGGGCGTCGGCATGGCGGCACGGGCAGGCGCCATCATCGCCGATCCGGAATTCGTGCAGTTCCACCCCACCGCTATCAATATCGGCAAGGATCCGGCGCCGCTCGCGACCGAGGCTCTGCGCGGCGACGGTGCGATCCTCGTCAATTCGAAGGGCCGCCGCTTCATGCTCGATATCCATCCGGATGGCGAGCTCGCGCCGCGTGACGTCGTATCCCGCGGCGTCTTTGACGAAGTGAAGGCCGGGCGCGGCGCCTTTCTCGACTGCACCAAGGCGGTCGGCAGGGACTTCCCGGACCTGTTCCCGACCGTCTACGCTTCCTGCATGGCGGCCGGCATCGATCCGGTGACGCAACCGATCCCAGTCGCGCCGGCGGTCCATTACCACATGGGCGGCGTGCTGACGGATGGGGAGGGCCGCACCTCGATCGATGGCCTCTGGGCGGCCGGCGAGGTGACCTCGACCGGCGTCCATGGCGCCAATCGGCTTGCCTCCAACTCCCTGCTCGAGGCGGTCGTCTTCGCGGCCCGGATTGCCGAAAACATCAAGGGCACGCTCCCCGCACCGAAGCTCACGGAATGGGGCGACAATGCCGGCGAGAATGACGATCCGGTGACCGTTGAGGACAGCCCACCCTTCAGGCGGCTGCGCGGTCTGATGAGCGAGTGCGTCGGCGTGGTGCGCACGCGCGAAAGCCTGCTGCACGCGATCCGCGAGATCGCCGAACTGGAGCGGGTCAATACGCGGCTGCGCTTCGCCAATATCATCACCACGGCCAAGCTCATCGCGGTCGCCGCCCTGCAGCGGGCCGAAAGCCGCGGCGGCCATTTCCGCGCCGATTGCCCGGCCGAACGCCCGGAATGGCAGCGGCGCACCTATCTGACGCTCGCACAGGCGGAGCGCCTCGCCGCCGAGGCAGCCGAGACGGAGCCGGCTTGA